A genomic stretch from Psilocybe cubensis strain MGC-MH-2018 chromosome 1, whole genome shotgun sequence includes:
- a CDS encoding Mitotic spindle assembly checkpoint protein MAD2B yields the protein MSDEPLTFNQTVHAIAEFIEVAIHTILYVRQVYPAEIFVRRKKYETPVFQSRHPALNDYITGAVKAIADELVHGKIDKVVVVLKDKEQIALERYIFSIETMIQIEGFNKDVGVEDAMTPSSLMQYFRSFLIKLNMIEAQIGQMHMGDDLSFAIILELKDDAAPTHSNTKDPPPWIPAVTQHTTSGTTKQAELNMIRAVNTGIINLSLAVQESGEKIAREQQRRRPRKKTPVNDNNVEPKVQ from the exons ATGTCAGATGAACCTCTAACCTTCAATC AGACGGTTCATGCCATAGCAGAGTTTA TTGAAGTTgccatccacaccatcctctATGTTCGACAGGTATACCCAGCAGAGATATTTGTGCGGCGCAAGAAATACGAGACGCCTGTCTTTCAATCGCGCCACCCAGCCCTTAACGACTACATTACTGGTGCAGTGAAAGCCATAGCAGATGAACTCGTCCAC GGGAAAATAGACAAGGTCGTTGTTGTTCTCAAAGATAAAGAGCAAATTGCTTTGGAGAGGTATATCTTCTCTATCGAGACCATGATTCAAATCGAGGGATTCAATAAGGATGTTGG AGTAGAAGATGCCATGACACCCTCATCTCTTATGCAGTATTTCAGATCTTTCCTCATCAAGCTCAACATGATAGAAGCGCAAATAGGACAAATGCACATGGGAG ATGATCTTTCATTTGCTATTATCCTCGAATTGAAAGACGATGCTGCGCCCACGCACTCAAATACAAAG GACCCTCCACCATGGATTCCTGCTGTAACTCAACACACAACCTCGGGTACTACGAAGCAGGCCGAATTGAACATGATTCGCGCAGTCAACACAGGCATCATCAAT CTTTCTTTGGCTGTGCAAGAATCAGGTGAGAAGATTGCGCGCGAGCAACAAAGGAGGCGACCCCGAAAAAAAACACCAGTTAATGATAATAATGTTGAACCAAAAGTACAATAG
- a CDS encoding Sorting nexin-4: MLGDDEDVFDSVTWESPNAPTYDPSEAIVSQGPGFRQTTFDSNEDPHQPKWEGYLITSVRDPVKELAETKDAYVSYLVSAKTNLPIFSTPNPSSRRRFQDFVFLREHLVRDFPACVVPALPEKHRLEYITGDRFSPEFMERRRLDLHRFLERLARHPTLQRSTLVRAFFESTEWHVHMHQHVAHPPNSEHTQGLIDNISDTLLNAFARVRKPDERFLTMRENVDKFEEGLVLSERLFNRVRGRTSDGNPESGEDLTADYHDLAVAVQGLGFLESGITDPLNHFSNTLLEFSALLRHTTQTTTDPLLVHLHSLLTYSHANRAVLKLRDQKQLDFEELSDYLSGVTSERDRLAAVISGHAGSTGLGLGAYLKDRVDAIRGADDDRSRVEKMRKLDLKIKELQDAVTTAHETSDAFSDETLREQTIFQYSKAAEMKEMLGNLADGEIEFYKAAMEEWDRIIPVIQRIRVDV, encoded by the exons ATGCTAggcgacgacgaggacgtcTTTGACAGCGTCACCTGGGAATCTCCCAACGCACCAACCTACGACCCCTCGGAAGCTATCGTCTCACAAGGTCCTGGATTCAGGCAGACTACATTTGACTCCAACGAGGACCCGCACCAACCGAAATGGGAAGGGTACCTTATAACCTCAGTCCGAGACCCCGTCAAAGAGCTGGCGGAGACCAAAGATGCGTATGTATCTTACTTGGTATCAGCAAAG ACAAACCTTCCTATATTCTCAACCCCTAATCCATCCTCTCGCCGCCGCTTCCAGGACTTTGTCTTTTTGAGGGAACATCTTGTTCGAGACTTTCCGGCATGTGTGGTGCCTGCCCTTCCAGAAAAACACCGTTTGG AATACATCACTGGTGATAGGTTCAGTCCAGAATTCATGGAACGACGAAGATTAGA TCTACACCGATTCCTAGAACGATTGGCTCGACACCCTACTCTTCAAAGGAGCACGCTAGTTCGCGCTTTCTTCGAGTCGACTGAATGG CATGTTCATATGCACCAGCACGTCGCACACCCTCCAAACAGCGAGCACACCCAAGGTCTTATAGACAACATCTCAGACACGCTACTGAACGCTTTCGCCCGGGTGCGCAAGCCAGATGAACGGTTTCTCACCATGAGAGAGAATGTGGACAAGTTTGAAGAAGGCCTTGTGCTCAGCGAGCGTCTTTTTAATCGCGTAAGAGGGAGAACAAGCG ATGGCAATCCTGAATCCGGTGAAGATCTTACTGCGGACTACCACGACTTGGCCGTCGCTGTACAAGGTCTAGGTTTCCTGGAATCAGGTATTACAGATCCCTTGAATCATTTCTCGAACACACTACTCGAGTTTTCTGCGCTGCTTCGTCATACT ACCCAAACTACTACCGATCCTCTTCTTGTTCACCTTCACTCGTTACTCACCTATTCCCACGCAAATCGAGCTGTTCTCAAGCTGAGAGACCAGAAACAACTGGATTTTGAGGAGTTGTCGGATTACTTGTCCGGTGTGACGTCAGAACGCGATCGACTGGCTGCAGTCATAAGCGGCCACGCTGGTAGTACCGGGCTTGGCCTTGGTGCCTACTTAAAGGATCGTGTCGATGCCATCCGTGGCGCTGATGATGACCGAAGTCGTGTAGAGAAAATGCGCAAGCTTGACCTTAAGATCAAAGAA CTCCAGGACGCTGTGACGACGGCCCATGAGACATCAGATGCGTTTAGTGACGAAACTCTTCGAGAGCAGACTATTTTCCAATACTCAAAGGCAGCAGAGATGAAGGAGATGTTAGGAAACCTTGCTGATGGCGAAATTGAATTCTATAAAGCA GCTATGGAGGAATGGGATCGAATTATACCTGTAATACAACGCATCCGCGTGGACGTTTAG
- a CDS encoding hypothetical protein (Uncharacterized protein C26H5.07c), translated as MPSHQRPAFWPLALLISSILSSLISFAAAYTVPIVDTDYSRQTCSGMWGGPSAYINVTFDIASQGDLAMIIYEWTDVKYLGKETAGDPDDDLPQKTYVCTSSAVSAGYCTRAQLGRFILDLPVGKSINDTSFWSARVQLPANKTTSPKASNGFWDNPEGNPTPPISPYASPWRRDVDDVELVARWPKTPTAAIPVTVQGSTRRADTDVPYHPSYKGTVLFKNTFDGELPATDYPKVVYYLSGLVGLLVIEMFANWVYYRYLNAHGRSTASTVFLIVVAILDAGRNSMSFFMLLVVSLGLSVVRESLGRTMLKCQALAVAHFIFGILYAIGIVELELESTSALLLLMFIIPLAFTLSAFLLWIMYALNATITHLRARKQRYKLSMFQKLYYILLFTVFIIAIFFVVSSMSFSGRLAEDYSAKSWRILFSTLAMSDEIAQDEADAEDYDLEAIQNRGQMRDDDDDDDAATLVGGRRGNPNQVLTEDNVVFEIGDEEDDEEDSKKRKSTRLSGENHTGSGEEREGLMR; from the exons atgCCATCCCACCAACGGCCGGCTTTTTGGCCTCTGGCCCTTCTTATATCGTCTATACTATCTAGTTTAATATCGTTTGCTGCTGCGTATACCGTCCCAATAGTTGATACAG ATTATTCTCGCCAAACATGTAGTGGAATGTGGGGTGGTCCCTCAGCATACATTAATG TGACTTTCGACATCGCATCACAGGGAGACTTGGCAATGATTATATACGAATGGACGGATGTGAAGTATCTCGGGAAGGAAACTGCTGGAGACCCAGATGACGATCTGCCG CAGAAGACATATGTTTGCACTTCCAGCGCCGTGTCGGCAGGCTACTGCACACGCGCACAACTAGGGCGTTTTATTCTCGATCTCCCAGTGGGTAAATCTATAAATGACACGAGCTTTTGGTCAGCTCGCGTACAACTCCCCGCCAACAAAACTACCTCACCAAAAGCATCTAATGGATTTTGGGACAACCCCGAAGGTAACCCGACTCCCCCAATTAGCCCATACGCATCTCCTTGGCGCCGGGACGTTGACGACGTTGAGCTTGTTGCAAGATGGCCCAAGACTCCCACAG CCGCCATTCCTGTAACTGTTCAGGGGTCAACTCGCAGAGCCGATACAGATGTTCCATATCACCCGTCATACAAAGGGACAGTTCTCTTCAAAAACACTTTCGACGGAGAACTTCCTGCTACGGATTACCCCAAAGTTGTC TACTATCTTTCGGGTCTTGTGGGACTATTGGTCATTGAGATGTTTGCAAATTGGG TATATTACAGATATCTCAATGCACATGGCAGATCAACTGCTTCTACTGTATTCCTCATTGTCG TGGCAATTCTTGACGCCGGTCGCAATTCAATGTCATTCTTCATGCTTTTGGTGGTATCACTTGGCCTAAGTGTCGTTCGGGAATCACTGGGACGAACCATGCTGAAATGTCAAGCTTTAGCTGTGGCCCATTTTATCTTTGGGA TCCTTTATGCTATCGGAATCGTTGAATTAGAGCTTGAATCGACATCCGCGCTCTTGCTTTTGATGTTCATCATCCCCCTTGCGTTCACTCTGAGCGCATTCCTGCTATGGATTATGTATGCACTAAATG CAACCATTACACACCTCCGTGCAAGGAAGCAACGATATAAGCTGTCGATGTTCCAAAAATTATATTATATACTTCTTTTCACGGTTTTTATCATCGCCATATTCTTTGTGGTCTCATCCATGTCATTCTCAGGGAGATTGGCAGAAG ACTACTCCGCCAAATCATGGCGC ATTCTTTTCTCCACATTGGCTATGTCAGATGAAATTGCACAAGATGAGGCAGATGCGGAGGACTACGACCTTGAAGCTATCCAAAATCGAGGCCAGATGcgtgatgacgatgacgatgacgacgccGCCACCCTTGTGGGTGGCAGGCGTGGCAATCCCAACCAGGTATTAACAGAGGACAACGTCGTATTTGAAATTggcgacgaggaagatgacgaggaggactccaaaaaaagaaagagtaCTCGCCTTTCCGGTGAGAATCATACAGGTAGTGGGGAAGAGCGGGAAGGCCTTATGCGTTAG